In the Caldilineales bacterium genome, one interval contains:
- a CDS encoding recombinase family protein — MPMHPPDKEWVAVGLVRTSTIMQVETGLSMITQPERIREFAARNGLTLSHLYEEPGISGRKAQRNTVDRILRDARAGRFNLLVVTDVSRFFRNLEALISAIKTLKASGVDFLSIDDGIDTRRQDSWGNELVMVILGMLAELYAVQLAHNTREGKYRRFKLGLWNGSIPFGYCNGLCSNCTHPNGSDYCPNFGRPDLGNGADLILHPIESDGVRLAFETYATGDFSDYDTAEMLAQHEVAVADGSVRRLRVPCKRPPKEEIPLPAQSPRPPHGYRPPYKDFVRYLLQRPFYAGSVTYTHEPGPKQPHTPIWVEENTGTHPAIISRELFEQVQRLRSSIGTNSRRQGESRRIYPLSGLLRCGRCGGPMRGTSANGGVRYYQCSQRAERHRLTNGQECEQPLVQADSVEDEVVALLQRLAVPAHLRPDILAHCFYQDDVEVIDYRRRKLINSMQRYTQLYEVGTIAWEEFQTRLTGLRKAIAELTPDQQASAPQAESLLGSIATLWAAATDVERRLLSLLVFRYLVVKDQGLTGYAFRRFIAPARTEEELR; from the coding sequence ATGCCGATGCACCCGCCTGACAAAGAATGGGTTGCCGTCGGTCTGGTCCGCACCTCCACCATCATGCAGGTGGAAACGGGCCTGAGCATGATCACCCAGCCTGAACGCATCCGCGAGTTTGCGGCCCGTAATGGCCTCACGCTCAGCCACCTGTATGAAGAACCGGGCATCTCCGGTCGCAAGGCTCAGCGTAACACCGTCGATCGCATCTTGCGCGATGCGCGCGCTGGCAGATTCAATCTGCTCGTCGTCACCGACGTCTCCCGCTTCTTTCGCAATCTGGAGGCGCTCATCTCCGCCATCAAGACCCTGAAGGCCTCGGGCGTCGACTTCCTGTCCATTGACGACGGCATCGACACCCGGCGCCAGGACAGCTGGGGCAACGAACTGGTCATGGTCATCCTCGGCATGCTGGCCGAGCTTTACGCAGTGCAGCTGGCCCACAACACGCGCGAGGGCAAATATCGTCGTTTCAAGCTGGGGCTATGGAACGGCTCGATCCCCTTCGGCTACTGCAATGGCCTCTGCTCCAACTGCACCCACCCCAATGGCTCCGACTACTGCCCCAACTTCGGCCGGCCCGACCTCGGCAACGGCGCCGACCTGATCCTCCACCCCATCGAATCGGACGGCGTGCGTCTCGCCTTCGAGACCTACGCCACCGGCGACTTCTCCGATTACGACACCGCCGAAATGCTCGCCCAGCATGAAGTGGCGGTGGCTGACGGATCGGTGCGGCGCCTGCGAGTGCCTTGCAAGCGACCCCCCAAGGAGGAAATTCCCCTGCCCGCACAGAGCCCGAGACCGCCGCATGGCTACCGGCCGCCCTACAAGGACTTCGTACGATATCTGTTGCAACGCCCCTTCTACGCCGGCTCTGTCACCTATACTCACGAACCGGGACCAAAGCAGCCGCACACCCCGATTTGGGTGGAAGAGAATACCGGCACCCATCCTGCCATTATCTCTCGTGAACTGTTCGAGCAGGTGCAGCGCCTGCGCAGCAGCATCGGCACCAATTCCCGCCGTCAGGGCGAATCCCGGCGCATCTACCCGCTGAGCGGTCTGCTGCGTTGCGGGCGCTGCGGCGGCCCGATGCGAGGCACAAGCGCCAACGGCGGTGTCCGCTACTACCAGTGCTCACAACGCGCCGAACGCCATCGTCTGACCAACGGCCAGGAATGCGAGCAGCCCCTGGTGCAGGCTGACTCTGTCGAGGATGAGGTTGTCGCCCTTTTGCAGCGTCTGGCCGTGCCTGCACATCTGCGACCTGATATCCTGGCCCATTGTTTCTACCAGGATGATGTGGAGGTCATCGACTACCGCCGGCGCAAACTGATCAACTCCATGCAGCGCTACACCCAGCTGTATGAAGTCGGAACCATCGCCTGGGAGGAGTTCCAGACCAGACTGACCGGCCTGCGCAAGGCCATCGCCGAACTCACGCCCGATCAGCAGGCAAGTGCGCCGCAGGCGGAGTCGCTCCTAGGCAGCATAGCGACATTGTGGGCAGCGGCCACCGACGTGGAGCGGAGGTTATTGAGTTTGCTGGTCTTTCGCTACCTGGTCGTGAAAGATCAGGGGCTGACCGGCTATGCCTTTCGTCGCTTCATCGCACCGGCAAGAACAGAGGAAGAGCTCCGATGA
- the lepA gene encoding translation elongation factor 4, which produces MRTSHIRNFCIIAHIDHGKSTLADRLIQVTHTLSDREMQDQVLDSMDLEREKGVTIKASAVRMQYEARDGQTYELNLIDTPGHVDFGYEVSRALKACEGAVLVVDASQGIEAQTLANLYQAIDQGLEIIPVINKIDLPAARPDEVAHDLEDLIGIDGLDIPRISAKDGVNVEAVLEAVVKQVPPPVGDPEAPLQALIFDSHYDSYKGVVAYVRVMNGRIRRRELLRLMSTEASTEPLEIGVFTPLMRPVEELEAGEVGYVASGLKTIRECRVGDTFTLAANPAAEALPGFRPLKPMVFAGVYPSEGDDYNLLRDALEKLQLNDASLSYQPETSQALGFGFRCGFLGLFHMEIIQERLEREYDLDLVFTAPSVEYQITLTDEREIVIDSPAEMPDPNYIAEIREPWVEINVITPTEFIGVIMDLVTKRRGEFKNQEYLDQRRVQLSYTIPLTEILVDFYNELKARTRGYASLDYHFREYRPAEMVKLDLLVAGQAVDALSVIVHADQTYTKGQRLVSKMKDVIPRQQFDVAIQAAVGKRVISRANVKAMRKDVLAKCYGGDITRKRKLLEKQKKGKKRMKMVGSVEIPQEAFMSVLRLEEE; this is translated from the coding sequence ATGCGCACCAGCCATATCCGCAACTTCTGCATCATCGCCCATATCGACCACGGCAAATCGACCCTGGCCGACCGCCTCATCCAGGTCACGCACACCCTCAGCGACCGCGAGATGCAGGACCAGGTGCTCGACAGCATGGATCTGGAGCGCGAAAAAGGCGTCACCATCAAAGCCTCGGCCGTGCGCATGCAGTACGAAGCCCGAGATGGCCAGACCTACGAACTCAACCTCATCGACACCCCCGGTCATGTCGATTTCGGCTACGAAGTCTCGCGGGCGCTGAAAGCCTGCGAGGGGGCGGTGCTGGTGGTGGATGCCTCCCAGGGCATCGAAGCCCAGACCCTGGCCAACCTCTACCAGGCCATCGACCAGGGCCTGGAGATCATCCCTGTCATCAACAAGATCGACCTCCCCGCCGCCCGACCGGACGAAGTGGCGCACGACCTCGAAGACCTGATCGGCATCGACGGGCTTGACATCCCTCGCATCTCGGCCAAAGACGGCGTCAACGTCGAAGCCGTGCTGGAGGCAGTCGTCAAGCAGGTTCCCCCGCCGGTGGGCGACCCCGAAGCGCCGTTGCAGGCCCTCATCTTCGACAGCCACTACGATTCCTACAAGGGCGTCGTCGCCTATGTACGGGTCATGAACGGCCGCATCCGGCGCCGCGAACTGCTGCGGCTGATGTCGACCGAGGCCAGCACCGAGCCGCTCGAGATCGGCGTCTTCACGCCGCTGATGCGCCCGGTGGAGGAACTGGAGGCGGGCGAGGTGGGCTATGTGGCCTCTGGCCTCAAGACCATCCGCGAATGCCGGGTGGGCGACACCTTCACCCTGGCCGCCAACCCCGCCGCCGAAGCCCTCCCCGGCTTCCGGCCGCTCAAACCGATGGTCTTTGCCGGCGTCTATCCCTCGGAAGGCGACGACTACAATCTGCTGCGCGACGCCCTGGAGAAACTGCAACTCAACGACGCCTCGCTCAGTTACCAGCCCGAGACCTCGCAGGCGCTGGGTTTTGGTTTCCGCTGCGGCTTCCTCGGTCTTTTCCACATGGAGATCATCCAGGAACGGCTGGAGCGCGAGTACGACCTCGACCTGGTGTTCACCGCACCCTCGGTGGAGTATCAGATTACCCTGACCGATGAGCGAGAAATCGTCATCGACAGCCCGGCCGAGATGCCCGACCCCAACTACATCGCCGAGATCCGGGAGCCGTGGGTCGAGATCAACGTCATCACGCCCACCGAGTTCATCGGCGTGATCATGGACCTGGTGACGAAACGCCGCGGCGAATTCAAAAACCAGGAATATCTCGATCAGCGTCGCGTCCAACTCAGCTACACCATCCCCCTGACCGAGATCCTGGTCGATTTCTACAACGAACTCAAGGCCCGCACCCGCGGCTATGCCTCGCTCGATTACCATTTCCGTGAATATCGGCCGGCCGAGATGGTCAAGCTCGACCTCCTGGTAGCCGGGCAAGCGGTGGACGCCCTCTCGGTCATCGTCCACGCCGACCAGACCTACACCAAAGGCCAGCGTCTGGTTTCCAAGATGAAGGACGTCATACCGCGGCAGCAGTTCGATGTCGCCATCCAGGCGGCGGTCGGCAAGCGCGTGATCTCCCGCGCCAATGTCAAGGCGATGCGGAAGGACGTGCTGGCCAAATGCTACGGCGGCGACATCACCCGCAAACGCAAGCTGCTGGAAAAGCAGAAAAAAGGCAAAAAGCGCATGAAGATGGTCGGTTCCGTCGAAATCCCGCAAGAGGCGTTTATGTCTGTTCTGCGGCTTGAAGAAGAATAA